One Lacticaseibacillus rhamnosus genomic window carries:
- the parC gene encoding DNA topoisomerase IV subunit A — protein MANQIQELTLEEVMGDRFGRYSKYIIQERALPDVRDGLKPVQRRILFAMNQDGNTYDKGFRKSAKSVGNVMGNYHPHGDSSIYEAMVRLSQDWKLRAPLIQMHGNNGSMDGDPPAAMRYTEARLSKISKEMLADIDKETVDMVLNFDDTAQEPTVLPAGFPNLLVNGATGISAGYATEIPPHNLREVVNAILYLLKHPQADLADLMQYVKGPDFPTGGIIQGLDGIKQAYETGRGKIVVRSRTHIETIRGGREKIVVTEIPYDVNKAQMIKKIDELRLNKKVDGIAEVRDESDRFGLSVVIELKKEADAHGILNYLFKNTDLQITYNFNMVAIADMQPKLLGLKAMLEAYVAHRRDVVTRRTRYELNKAQARQHIVEGLIKMLSILDQVIAAIRASSDKGDAKRNLVKQFDFSEAQAEAIVSLQLYRLTNTDITALQDEAAQLAKAIAEYQDILAQPASRDRVIEKELKRIAKEYGDDRRSSIQAEIETLEVATTVTVADETVMVQVSRDGYVKRSSLRSYQAVDPEDNGLKPNDLAIFTGELSTLQHLYIVTNAGNIIYRPVYEISDARWKDTGEHLSQTVGLGTDEKVLAVFAFDQLDLAGTFVLGSSDGYIKQTALSDLQPQRTYKRKPMMAMKLKTPGAVVTNAYFTTDQAQDVFVVSRHAYGLDFPLAEVSTVGARATGVKSMDLKPEDEVVNFILVKQPEKAVVGILTQRGAFKRMALSEVGQMSRARRGLLVLRELKRDPHRIVAMMQVDDNTRLDVLTDADKVITLTPVNHPTGDRYSNGSFVIDTDVQGKPVFVRTREETPVEP, from the coding sequence TTGGCCAATCAGATTCAAGAGTTGACCTTAGAAGAGGTCATGGGCGACCGGTTTGGCCGGTACTCGAAATATATTATTCAAGAACGCGCACTGCCAGATGTTCGTGACGGGTTAAAACCGGTCCAACGACGCATTTTATTTGCGATGAACCAAGACGGCAACACTTATGACAAAGGATTTCGCAAGTCAGCTAAGAGTGTCGGTAATGTTATGGGTAATTATCATCCTCATGGCGATAGCTCGATTTACGAAGCGATGGTGCGGCTCAGCCAAGACTGGAAACTACGCGCACCGTTAATTCAGATGCACGGTAACAATGGGTCAATGGATGGGGATCCGCCAGCAGCGATGCGTTATACAGAAGCGCGGCTAAGCAAGATCAGTAAGGAAATGCTGGCGGATATTGATAAAGAAACCGTTGATATGGTTTTAAACTTTGATGACACTGCCCAGGAACCGACTGTACTGCCAGCGGGTTTTCCTAATCTCCTCGTCAACGGTGCTACCGGGATCTCTGCAGGGTATGCGACCGAAATCCCGCCGCATAATTTGCGGGAAGTCGTCAATGCTATCTTGTATTTGCTAAAACATCCGCAAGCTGACTTAGCCGACTTGATGCAGTATGTTAAGGGACCCGATTTTCCAACCGGCGGCATCATCCAAGGGCTTGACGGGATCAAGCAGGCATACGAAACCGGCCGGGGAAAGATTGTCGTTCGCTCACGCACCCACATCGAAACCATTCGCGGCGGCCGCGAGAAGATTGTGGTCACTGAAATTCCGTATGATGTCAACAAGGCCCAAATGATTAAAAAAATCGATGAACTACGACTTAACAAAAAAGTCGACGGTATCGCTGAAGTTCGCGATGAAAGTGATCGATTCGGCTTAAGTGTTGTCATTGAGCTGAAAAAAGAAGCGGATGCCCATGGAATTTTGAATTACCTCTTCAAAAATACCGATCTGCAAATCACATATAACTTTAATATGGTTGCGATTGCCGATATGCAACCGAAATTGCTTGGGCTCAAGGCGATGTTGGAAGCTTATGTGGCGCATCGCCGTGATGTGGTCACACGCCGGACACGTTATGAGTTAAACAAAGCGCAGGCACGGCAGCACATTGTTGAAGGCTTGATTAAAATGTTGTCCATTTTGGATCAAGTCATTGCGGCGATTCGTGCATCCTCAGATAAAGGGGATGCCAAACGCAATTTGGTCAAACAATTTGATTTTTCCGAAGCGCAGGCTGAAGCCATTGTCTCCTTGCAGTTATATCGGTTGACGAATACCGACATTACCGCTTTGCAGGACGAGGCGGCACAACTGGCCAAGGCGATTGCCGAATATCAAGACATTCTAGCGCAGCCGGCTTCGCGTGATCGGGTGATTGAAAAAGAACTTAAACGGATTGCTAAAGAGTACGGGGATGATCGGCGCAGCAGTATTCAAGCCGAGATTGAAACGCTCGAAGTGGCAACGACGGTCACAGTGGCTGATGAAACCGTGATGGTCCAGGTGTCACGCGACGGCTATGTCAAACGCAGCTCCTTGCGTAGTTACCAAGCTGTTGATCCTGAAGATAACGGTTTAAAACCCAATGATTTGGCGATTTTTACCGGAGAGTTAAGCACCCTGCAACATCTTTACATTGTCACGAATGCCGGTAATATCATTTATCGGCCCGTTTACGAAATTAGCGATGCGCGGTGGAAGGACACTGGGGAACATTTAAGCCAGACAGTTGGCTTGGGAACCGATGAAAAGGTTTTGGCAGTCTTTGCTTTTGATCAGCTAGATCTTGCTGGTACCTTTGTCCTTGGCTCCAGTGACGGCTACATTAAGCAGACGGCATTGAGTGATTTGCAGCCGCAGCGCACGTATAAACGCAAACCAATGATGGCAATGAAATTGAAAACACCGGGTGCCGTGGTTACCAATGCTTACTTCACGACCGATCAAGCCCAGGATGTTTTTGTTGTCAGCCGACATGCGTATGGACTCGACTTCCCACTGGCTGAAGTTTCCACGGTCGGTGCTCGGGCTACTGGGGTCAAAAGTATGGATCTCAAACCGGAAGATGAGGTAGTTAACTTTATTTTAGTTAAGCAACCAGAAAAAGCAGTGGTGGGCATTTTGACTCAGCGTGGTGCGTTTAAACGTATGGCGTTAAGCGAAGTCGGTCAAATGAGCCGTGCTCGCCGCGGATTGCTTGTTTTACGCGAATTAAAGCGTGATCCGCACCGCATTGTCGCCATGATGCAAGTCGATGACAACACGCGTCTGGATGTGTTAACCGATGCCGATAAAGTGATCACGTTAACGCCTGTGAACCACCCGACAGGTGATCGCTACTCTAATGGTTCCTTTGTGATTGATACTGATGTCCAAGGAAAACCGGTTTTCGTACGCACACGTGAAGAAACACCGGTTGAACCGTAA
- the pflB gene encoding formate C-acetyltransferase codes for MKQLDETKVPNYWEGFNGGDWQEEINVRDFIEHNLNQYDGDESFLAGPTEATTVLNNQVLNLKKQERANGGVLDADNNIPSTITSHGPGYLNKDLEKIVGVQTDKPFKRAFMPFGGIRMAEDALKSYGFETDANEHKIFTEYRKTHNQGVFDAYTPEMRKARHYKIVTGLPDAYGRGRIVSDFPRIAIYGIDRLMAEKFNDYNLTGDGEMTDDVIKLREEINEQYRALNDMKKMAKEYGYDISRPAANAQEAVQWIYFGYLAAVKTQNGAAMSVGRIDTVIDAYIQRDMRLGKLNEEQAQELIDHLVMKLRMVRFIRTEEYNSLFSGDPIWATLSLAGMGNDGRHHVTKTAFRFLKTLDNMGAAPEPNITLLWSERLPEGFKRYATEVSIQSSTIQYENDDLMRNEWGTDYYGIACCVSAQPIADGVQYFGARANLAKTVLYAINGGKDEIQEAQVGPEYEPITSDYIDYDEFMKKFDKMMDWLADVYVNALNVIHYMHDKYYYEAAQLALKDTRLNRTFATGISGLSHAVDSISAIKYGHVKAIRDENGVAIDFVADNDDYPRYGNNDDRADNIAKWLVKTFYNKMNTHHLYRGAKLSTSVLTITSNVVYGKNTGTTPNGRQKGEPFSPGANPAYGAEKNGALASLMSTAKIPYHYATDGISNTFGVTPNTLGHDDETRKDTLVHMVDGYMENSGMHLNINVFNKETLIDAQKHPEEYPTLTVRVSGYCVYFADLTKEQQDDVIARTFFDEM; via the coding sequence ATGAAACAGCTTGACGAAACCAAAGTTCCTAATTATTGGGAAGGCTTTAACGGCGGCGACTGGCAAGAAGAAATTAACGTGCGCGATTTTATCGAGCATAACCTGAACCAATATGATGGGGACGAGAGTTTCCTTGCTGGCCCCACTGAAGCAACGACCGTTTTAAATAATCAGGTTTTGAATCTGAAAAAGCAAGAACGTGCCAATGGCGGCGTGCTGGATGCAGATAACAATATTCCATCGACCATTACTTCTCATGGCCCAGGTTATCTGAATAAGGACCTCGAAAAGATTGTCGGTGTCCAAACCGATAAGCCGTTTAAGCGGGCATTCATGCCATTTGGCGGTATCCGGATGGCTGAGGATGCTTTGAAATCCTATGGCTTCGAAACCGACGCTAATGAGCACAAGATCTTTACCGAATATCGTAAGACGCATAACCAAGGTGTTTTTGATGCTTATACGCCGGAAATGCGCAAAGCCCGCCACTATAAGATTGTGACCGGCTTACCGGATGCTTATGGTCGTGGTCGGATCGTTTCGGACTTCCCTCGAATTGCTATTTATGGGATTGACCGGCTGATGGCTGAGAAGTTCAACGATTACAACCTGACCGGCGATGGCGAGATGACAGATGATGTTATCAAACTGCGCGAAGAAATTAACGAACAGTATCGTGCCTTGAATGACATGAAGAAGATGGCCAAAGAATACGGCTATGACATTTCCCGCCCAGCTGCTAATGCTCAAGAAGCTGTTCAGTGGATCTACTTCGGTTACCTGGCAGCCGTTAAGACCCAAAATGGTGCGGCAATGTCTGTCGGCCGTATCGATACAGTGATTGATGCCTATATTCAACGGGATATGCGTTTGGGCAAGCTGAATGAAGAGCAGGCACAAGAACTCATCGATCATTTGGTTATGAAGTTACGGATGGTACGTTTCATTCGGACTGAAGAATACAACTCACTGTTCTCCGGCGATCCGATCTGGGCAACACTGTCCTTGGCAGGGATGGGTAATGATGGCCGTCATCATGTTACCAAGACCGCGTTCCGCTTCCTGAAGACCTTGGACAACATGGGCGCGGCACCGGAACCAAACATCACCTTGTTGTGGAGCGAACGTCTTCCTGAAGGGTTCAAACGTTATGCCACTGAAGTGTCCATCCAAAGTTCAACCATTCAATACGAAAACGATGATCTGATGCGTAACGAATGGGGAACCGACTATTACGGCATTGCTTGCTGTGTTTCCGCGCAGCCAATTGCAGATGGTGTTCAGTACTTCGGGGCGCGAGCAAACCTAGCCAAGACCGTGCTGTATGCGATCAACGGTGGTAAAGACGAAATTCAGGAAGCACAGGTGGGACCTGAATACGAGCCGATCACCAGCGACTATATCGACTATGACGAGTTCATGAAGAAGTTCGACAAGATGATGGACTGGTTAGCAGATGTCTATGTCAATGCACTGAATGTTATTCACTACATGCATGACAAGTACTACTATGAAGCTGCGCAGTTGGCATTGAAGGATACACGTCTGAATCGGACGTTTGCTACCGGGATTTCCGGTTTGTCACATGCGGTTGATTCCATCAGTGCCATCAAGTATGGCCACGTGAAGGCAATTCGGGATGAAAATGGCGTTGCAATCGACTTTGTTGCTGACAATGATGACTATCCGCGTTATGGTAACAATGATGACCGGGCAGACAACATTGCTAAGTGGTTGGTTAAGACCTTCTACAACAAGATGAATACACATCATCTGTATCGCGGTGCTAAGCTCAGTACCAGTGTTCTGACCATTACATCTAATGTGGTTTATGGTAAGAATACCGGGACAACACCAAACGGCCGTCAGAAGGGCGAACCATTCTCACCTGGTGCCAACCCGGCGTATGGTGCTGAAAAGAACGGTGCTTTGGCTTCCTTGATGTCAACCGCCAAGATCCCATATCACTATGCAACAGACGGGATCAGCAATACCTTTGGGGTAACACCGAACACCTTAGGCCATGACGATGAAACCCGTAAGGACACCTTGGTTCACATGGTTGACGGCTACATGGAAAATAGCGGCATGCACCTTAACATCAACGTCTTCAATAAAGAAACGTTGATTGATGCCCAGAAGCACCCAGAAGAATATCCAACCTTGACTGTTCGAGTTTCCGGTTACTGCGTCTACTTTGCAGACCTGACCAAAGAACAGCAAGACGATGTTATCGCTCGGACCTTCTTCGACGAAATGTAA
- the pflA gene encoding pyruvate formate-lyase-activating protein, with product MKLIDQSQSPLNILEQVGQDHEGPIKGYVHSVESFGSVDGPGIRFVVFMQGCRMRCQYCHNPDTWNIGVGEEMTADQILADAQRYKAFWGEQGGITCSGGESLVQIDFILELFTKAKELGISTCLDTSGGPFTRDQPWFGQFEKLMAVTDISLVDIKHIDSAEHKKLTGFPNENILDMVQYMSDHGDDMWIRHVLVPERTDFDPYLKRLGDYIATLDKRVVQKVEILPYHTLGVKKYHELGITYPLEGIEPPSADRVKNAENLLHVEDYTGWQSWRPQPANKQ from the coding sequence ATGAAACTCATCGATCAATCACAAAGCCCGTTAAATATTTTGGAACAAGTGGGACAGGATCATGAAGGCCCAATAAAAGGATACGTTCATTCAGTCGAAAGCTTTGGTTCGGTTGATGGTCCCGGGATTCGGTTTGTCGTCTTTATGCAAGGATGCAGGATGCGGTGCCAGTACTGTCACAACCCTGACACTTGGAATATCGGTGTGGGCGAGGAAATGACCGCTGATCAGATCCTGGCAGATGCACAGCGATATAAAGCCTTCTGGGGCGAACAAGGGGGGATTACTTGTAGCGGTGGCGAAAGTCTCGTCCAAATTGATTTTATCCTGGAACTTTTTACCAAAGCTAAGGAACTGGGTATCTCAACTTGTTTGGATACTTCGGGTGGTCCATTCACCCGTGATCAGCCGTGGTTTGGTCAATTTGAGAAACTGATGGCCGTCACGGATATTTCGTTGGTTGACATCAAGCACATTGATTCCGCGGAACACAAAAAGCTAACCGGTTTCCCAAACGAAAACATTTTGGATATGGTTCAGTATATGTCGGATCATGGCGATGATATGTGGATTCGCCACGTACTTGTGCCAGAACGAACCGACTTTGATCCTTATCTCAAACGCTTGGGAGATTATATTGCCACTTTGGATAAACGCGTGGTCCAGAAAGTGGAAATTCTTCCGTACCATACGTTAGGGGTTAAGAAGTACCATGAACTAGGTATTACGTATCCGCTGGAAGGTATCGAGCCGCCTTCAGCTGATCGGGTCAAGAATGCAGAGAACTTGCTACACGTTGAGGACTATACTGGATGGCAAAGTTGGCGACCACAGCCAGCTAACAAGCAGTGA
- a CDS encoding LysR family transcriptional regulator codes for MKTKQERIFSSKTLTYFLQLAETMNYTQSAQLLGITQPALTQQIKKLERTVGAPLFYSVGKKLHLSDAGRTMLKATHEIYEILNQTTDEIQQSTSATVGKINIGLLSSIEDSAFNAFIAHYYDLNPEVEITLRMMTRHEIWEALENNQIDLAIMNLPDETIKNWKPYASKKILDEQLLFLHHDNSLANRKRLHFKDTLAEPWVTYPDDYFLGQLLHEAYKNQMVDFPHVVAHFTTPYQLTQFVNHTGVNTALPTSFVAAHADQIKAHAVAFEPAIRFETSFVYRKEKADIPRIANFFKTFDAHLSEKDYLSRVSENSGKIER; via the coding sequence ATGAAGACGAAACAAGAGCGCATTTTTTCCTCCAAAACTCTCACGTATTTTTTGCAATTAGCAGAAACCATGAACTACACCCAGTCAGCCCAGTTGTTGGGGATTACCCAGCCGGCACTGACGCAGCAAATCAAGAAATTGGAACGAACAGTGGGGGCACCATTGTTTTATTCCGTTGGTAAGAAGTTGCATTTATCCGATGCCGGTCGCACGATGTTGAAGGCGACACACGAGATTTATGAAATTTTGAACCAGACGACTGACGAGATTCAGCAAAGCACCAGTGCCACAGTCGGCAAGATTAATATTGGCTTGTTAAGTTCAATTGAAGACAGTGCGTTTAATGCTTTTATCGCGCATTATTACGACCTTAATCCTGAAGTCGAAATCACGCTACGAATGATGACACGTCATGAGATCTGGGAAGCGTTGGAGAACAATCAGATTGATTTGGCCATCATGAATCTGCCTGATGAGACGATTAAGAACTGGAAGCCGTATGCAAGCAAGAAGATTCTTGATGAACAGTTATTGTTCCTGCATCATGATAATTCCTTGGCTAATCGCAAACGCCTGCATTTTAAAGATACGCTGGCTGAGCCGTGGGTAACTTATCCAGACGACTATTTCCTGGGTCAGTTGTTGCATGAGGCGTATAAGAATCAGATGGTTGATTTTCCGCATGTTGTGGCGCATTTTACCACGCCATATCAGTTAACTCAGTTTGTCAACCATACCGGTGTTAACACCGCGTTACCAACCAGTTTTGTTGCCGCTCATGCTGATCAAATCAAGGCGCATGCCGTTGCCTTTGAACCAGCGATTCGCTTTGAGACCTCGTTTGTGTATCGCAAGGAAAAAGCCGATATTCCGCGGATTGCCAACTTCTTTAAGACGTTTGACGCACATTTATCCGAGAAAGATTATCTATCGCGGGTCAGCGAAAACAGTGGTAAAATTGAACGGTAA
- a CDS encoding manganese-dependent inorganic pyrophosphatase, producing the protein MTTLIFGHQNPDTDAITSAMSWAEFQKQAGNTDVEAVALGEPNDETKFVLDHFKVAAPRVIKTAANETGHVMLVDHNEFQQSVADIEDVQIDSVVDHHRIANFHTASPLYYRAEPVGSTNTVIFELFQEHGYEISPTLAGLMASGLISDTLLLKSPTATDKDKKILPEMAKIAGIDLQSYGLAMLKAGTNLAAKSDMDIIEGDAKSFTMGGKSIRIGQVNTVDLDDIYARQDELVAAMTKEAQAKGYDDFLLIATDILNSNSTGFAVGADRDKVAAAFNEKFDANDRLALPGVVSRKKQVVPPMQGAFEG; encoded by the coding sequence ATGACGACTTTGATTTTTGGACATCAAAACCCTGATACAGACGCGATTACAAGCGCCATGAGTTGGGCTGAATTTCAGAAGCAAGCAGGTAATACCGATGTTGAAGCAGTAGCACTCGGTGAACCAAACGATGAAACCAAGTTTGTATTGGATCATTTTAAGGTTGCTGCGCCGCGGGTCATTAAGACAGCCGCAAATGAAACCGGGCACGTAATGTTGGTTGATCATAACGAATTCCAGCAAAGCGTTGCTGATATCGAAGACGTGCAAATCGATTCAGTGGTTGATCACCACCGCATTGCCAACTTCCATACGGCGTCACCACTATATTACCGGGCAGAACCAGTGGGCAGTACCAACACGGTGATTTTCGAGTTGTTCCAGGAACACGGCTATGAAATTTCACCAACACTGGCAGGCTTAATGGCTTCTGGCTTGATTTCGGATACCCTGCTTCTGAAGTCACCGACTGCAACCGACAAGGACAAAAAGATCTTGCCGGAAATGGCTAAAATCGCTGGCATTGACCTGCAATCATATGGCTTGGCTATGTTGAAGGCGGGCACCAATCTAGCTGCCAAGTCGGATATGGATATCATTGAAGGCGATGCGAAGAGCTTTACGATGGGCGGTAAGTCTATCCGTATTGGACAAGTGAATACAGTTGATCTTGATGATATTTATGCGCGTCAGGATGAATTGGTGGCCGCTATGACCAAAGAAGCACAGGCGAAGGGCTATGATGACTTCCTGTTAATTGCAACCGATATTCTGAACAGCAATTCAACGGGCTTTGCTGTTGGCGCAGATCGTGACAAAGTGGCCGCAGCATTCAACGAAAAGTTTGATGCAAATGACCGGTTGGCACTGCCTGGCGTGGTTTCACGTAAGAAGCAGGTCGTACCGCCAATGCAAGGTGCGTTTGAAGGTTAA
- the xerS gene encoding tyrosine recombinase XerS, which yields MSTQNYPKLIQAMLPSLPDYIQDYYHSQKAIPIADSTLYQYLHFYQEFLHWLISSRVTDAISPQNVPLETLERLSLRDAQAFVAYLLERPSKTHPNKRMTRRSVALRLVGIKALYRFLTEESEPNADGEPYFYRNVWNKVKLKTHAETTTYRNHKLQEMLFVDGEDARFLQWLDQQYAQQLPSKPRAYFEATKERNLAIIALLFGSGVRVSELVNMNLEDLNMDRHTVQVVRKGNFQDRVNFADWIDPYLTAYLKSRTAMIGQQKPTSPLFVTQIGQMVNRIRQNTIEAFFKRYTTAYGRPSTPHKARHTLGTNIYTVTKDVQQVADQLGQTTTSATDLYINLSDKSGKAALREVSETAAKALDQHPQQP from the coding sequence TTGTCGACACAGAACTATCCTAAATTAATACAAGCCATGCTACCTTCCCTGCCGGACTATATTCAGGATTACTATCACAGCCAAAAAGCAATTCCCATCGCGGATTCTACCCTTTACCAGTACCTGCACTTTTACCAGGAATTTCTGCATTGGCTTATCTCCAGTCGGGTCACGGACGCCATTTCGCCACAGAATGTGCCTTTGGAAACTTTAGAGCGGCTTTCCTTGCGTGATGCGCAGGCGTTTGTGGCGTATTTACTTGAGCGGCCGTCAAAAACCCATCCGAATAAACGTATGACGCGGCGCAGTGTGGCGTTACGACTGGTCGGGATCAAGGCCCTTTATCGGTTCTTAACCGAAGAAAGCGAACCAAATGCGGACGGTGAGCCTTATTTTTACCGCAATGTTTGGAATAAGGTGAAACTTAAGACCCATGCAGAGACGACGACTTACCGTAATCATAAACTGCAGGAAATGTTGTTTGTGGATGGCGAAGATGCGCGCTTTTTACAGTGGCTGGATCAGCAATATGCTCAGCAGCTGCCATCGAAACCGCGTGCTTATTTTGAGGCGACGAAGGAACGAAATTTGGCGATCATTGCGCTGCTGTTTGGCTCCGGCGTGCGGGTTAGTGAATTGGTCAATATGAATTTGGAAGATCTCAATATGGATCGTCATACTGTGCAGGTGGTGCGTAAAGGTAATTTTCAGGATCGCGTTAACTTTGCTGACTGGATTGATCCTTATTTAACGGCTTACTTGAAGTCCCGAACCGCGATGATTGGTCAGCAGAAGCCTACTTCTCCGCTATTTGTGACGCAAATCGGCCAAATGGTAAACCGCATTCGCCAAAATACGATTGAAGCATTCTTCAAACGCTATACAACCGCTTATGGCCGCCCATCAACACCCCATAAAGCACGCCATACCTTGGGAACCAATATTTATACCGTCACCAAGGATGTGCAGCAAGTTGCCGATCAACTCGGACAAACGACGACCAGCGCGACGGATCTGTACATCAATCTCAGCGATAAAAGTGGAAAAGCGGCCTTACGCGAAGTTTCGGAAACTGCCGCCAAAGCCTTGGATCAACATCCCCAGCAACCATAA
- a CDS encoding FtsX-like permease family protein, with product MKFYFKLAATNLKADRRLFVPFVITTSFLMAINLIMLNAYTSSDVLFRQFGQAAGKSLFSFGSMTTAIISVILIIYANNFLRKQRIRQLGLYNIIGFGKRELSKMMATEKLLLLLTTLLCGGILGTVLSRLSYLTLAKMLHVNHNLDFGLSQTAFSIAGLITIGLFIVLMLVDEFWLLRKHPIELVREQNAGEREPKTKWLTLIVSIASLAAGYTIAVTVKNPLQAMSLFFFAVVLVIVGTYGLFTSGSVFVLKWLRHRKNYYYKPKHFINVSNLLYRMQQNGAGLASIAILVTMTLITLATTATLFFGIHEIVNSQTPVDLAYSINPKRPDAANQLRTLAKTHHVKIHSMRTFNGPSSTLALLEKNKLDSQANFNGPFSFNNARSVQLMTVENYNRYTGKHVTLNNHEVLIYASNHYEPATLRIGKQTYHVAKQVTSFPNAPKTFIPNLFVALPSDVQLLTALHALYPKRSMALLKADVTTNQDVTLSGSHANQVKLYHAVVKRGIALPESVQSRAANYDDTASMMSSFLFLGVVFGVTFILATLLILYYKQLAEGYADARRYTILQRVGLSLREVRATINSQLLTLFYLPLIVAAIHVGFALPFVQRIMMLFGLPDWQFFLTVSLITLAIFAVIYVLMYRLTGNVYYRIVSRRQPSSRG from the coding sequence ATGAAATTCTATTTCAAATTAGCCGCCACCAACCTTAAAGCCGATCGCCGTTTATTTGTGCCATTTGTTATCACCACTAGCTTTTTGATGGCCATCAATTTGATCATGCTAAACGCCTACACGAGCAGTGATGTATTGTTCCGCCAGTTCGGACAGGCAGCTGGCAAATCACTGTTTTCATTTGGCTCAATGACGACCGCAATCATTTCCGTCATCTTAATCATCTACGCCAACAACTTTTTGCGTAAACAGCGTATCCGCCAGTTGGGGCTCTACAACATCATCGGCTTTGGCAAACGTGAATTAAGCAAAATGATGGCCACGGAAAAGCTGCTGCTATTGTTGACAACCTTATTGTGCGGCGGAATTTTGGGAACCGTGCTGTCACGCCTTAGCTATCTCACTTTGGCCAAAATGCTGCATGTCAATCACAATCTCGATTTTGGCTTGAGTCAAACTGCCTTCAGCATTGCCGGGTTGATCACGATTGGCTTGTTCATTGTTTTAATGTTGGTTGACGAGTTCTGGCTATTGCGCAAACATCCCATCGAACTCGTACGCGAACAAAACGCTGGGGAACGGGAACCTAAAACCAAGTGGCTAACTTTGATTGTCAGCATTGCGAGTCTGGCTGCCGGTTATACGATTGCGGTCACCGTCAAGAATCCGCTTCAAGCGATGAGCTTGTTTTTCTTTGCGGTCGTCCTTGTCATTGTCGGGACTTACGGTCTCTTCACGTCCGGCTCGGTATTTGTCTTGAAATGGCTGCGTCACCGCAAGAACTACTATTACAAGCCTAAACATTTTATCAACGTCTCGAATCTGCTTTACCGGATGCAGCAAAACGGCGCAGGGTTGGCTTCGATTGCTATTTTAGTCACCATGACGCTGATTACACTTGCAACCACCGCAACGTTATTCTTTGGCATTCATGAGATTGTCAACTCGCAAACCCCGGTTGATTTAGCATACTCAATCAACCCCAAGCGGCCGGATGCAGCGAACCAACTACGGACACTGGCTAAAACACATCACGTCAAAATCCACTCGATGCGAACCTTTAACGGACCCTCAAGTACGCTTGCTTTATTAGAAAAAAACAAGTTAGATTCTCAAGCTAACTTTAACGGCCCGTTTAGCTTCAATAATGCCCGTTCGGTTCAGCTGATGACCGTCGAAAATTATAACCGCTATACTGGCAAGCATGTGACACTTAACAATCATGAAGTTTTAATCTATGCCTCCAATCATTACGAACCCGCCACGTTGCGTATTGGCAAACAGACTTACCACGTCGCCAAACAAGTCACCAGTTTTCCAAATGCGCCTAAAACGTTTATTCCTAACTTGTTTGTTGCGCTCCCATCTGATGTCCAACTATTAACCGCTTTACACGCGCTTTATCCAAAAAGGTCAATGGCACTGCTCAAAGCCGACGTGACCACTAATCAAGACGTAACATTAAGCGGCAGTCACGCCAATCAGGTCAAGCTTTATCATGCAGTCGTCAAAAGAGGGATTGCATTACCGGAATCGGTTCAATCGCGAGCCGCTAATTACGATGATACTGCCAGCATGATGAGCAGTTTCCTATTCCTTGGGGTTGTCTTTGGGGTGACCTTCATCCTGGCAACCTTGCTGATTCTTTACTACAAGCAGTTGGCAGAAGGCTACGCGGATGCACGCCGCTATACCATCTTACAACGCGTCGGCCTGAGCCTTCGGGAAGTTCGCGCTACCATTAATAGTCAGCTACTCACACTGTTTTACCTGCCTTTGATCGTCGCTGCCATCCACGTGGGCTTTGCATTGCCCTTTGTCCAACGTATTATGATGCTATTCGGCCTGCCGGATTGGCAATTCTTCTTAACCGTTTCGTTAATCACGCTTGCAATTTTTGCGGTCATCTACGTGCTGATGTACCGTTTGACCGGCAACGTTTATTATCGAATTGTTTCCCGCCGTCAGCCATCCAGTCGTGGGTGA